The Ananas comosus cultivar F153 linkage group 2, ASM154086v1, whole genome shotgun sequence genome contains a region encoding:
- the LOC109706468 gene encoding 5'-nucleotidase domain-containing protein DDB_G0275467 isoform X3: MLRARLLRLFLSPSNPIVKPSVLARSSHRRSQRGFGLGEFRRGFSGTLVPELTTDDAASTAGADDEIERIQREFEEAKRNFDNIPEVLKEIPKMNPEGIYVNKNVRLDTIQVYGFDYDYTLAHYSENLKILIYDLAKKHLVNELKYPESCLQFEYDPKFPIRGLYYDKLNGCLLKLDFFGSIELDGCFFGRKKLSVDKIVEIYGTRHIGRDQALRLVGLMDFFCFSEACLIADIVQHFVDAKLDFDASYVYEDVNHAIQHVHKSGLLHRTILSDPHKYLVKNSQVLQFLQKLKEKGKKLFLLTNSPFYFVDGGMRFMLEDYRDGRSWRELFDVVIAQANKPSFYTSEHPFRSYDIERDTLAFTAVSRFLPNEVYYHGCLKSFLQITKWKGPEVCKVIYFGDHLFSDLRGPSKAGWRTAAIIHELENEIQIQNDERYRTKQAREEYKDFKTTGTVDLVLNLVTSDTPVCEPHAQMSAWTQIEYGL; the protein is encoded by the exons ATGCTACGAGCTCGTCTTCTtcgcctcttcctctccccCTCCAATCCAATCGTT AAACCGTCCGTCTTGGCGCGCTCATCGCATCGGAGGAGTCAGAGAG ggtttggaCTTGGGGAGTTTCGTCGTGGATTTAGTGGAACTCTGGTTCCGGAGCTGACAACGGATGATGCCGCGAGCACCGCTGGAGCTGACGATGAGATCGAGAGGATTCAGCGTGAGTTCGAGGAAGCAAAGAGGAACTTTGACAACATTCCTGAGGTGCTCAAAGAAATACCCAAGATGAATCCGGAAG GTATTTACGTCAACAAGAATGTGAGGTTGGATACAATACAAGTTTACGGTTTTGACTATGACTACACGCTAGCCCATTACTCCGAAAATCTCAAGATTTTGATCTATGACCTGGCAAAGAAGCACCTTGTTAATGAG CTGAAGTATCCTGAGAGCTGCTTGCAATTTGAGTATGATCCCAAATTTCCAATCAGGGGTCTGTACTATGATAAACTCAACGGATGCCTTCTGAAGCTTGATTTCTTTGGGTCCATAGAGCTAGATGGTTGCTTTTTCGGACGTAAAAAG CTTAGCGTGGACAAAATAGTAGAAATATATGGCACTCGGCATATTGGCCGGGATCAAGCACTTAGACTTGTGGGTCTGATGGATTTCTTTTGCTTTAGTGAG GCATGCCTTATTGCTGATATCGTCCAGCATTTTGTTGATGCTAAGTTGGATTTTGATGCTTCCTATGTATATGAAGATGTAAACCATGCTATTCAGCATGTTCATAAAAGCGGCCTGTTACATAGGACAATTCTGTCTGATCCTCATAAGTACCTAGTGAAAAAT AGCCAAGTCTTGCAGTTTCTACAAAAGCTTaaggagaaggggaagaaaCTTTTCCTTCTGACCAACTCACCTTTCTATTTCGTGGATGGTGGAATGCGTTTCATGTTAGAG GACTACAGGGATGGAAGATCCTGGAGGGAGCTTTTTGATGTTGTCATTGCTCAAGCTAATAAGCCAAGTTTCTATACTTCAGAGCACCCATTCAG GTCTTATGATATTGAGAGGGATACTCTAGCTTTCACTGCAGTTAGTAGGTTTCTCCCGAATGAAGTGTATTACCATGGTTGCCTCAAATCATTTCTACAGATCACAAAGTGGAAAGGCCCAGAGGTTTGCAAA GTGATATACTTTGGTGATCATTTGTTTAGTGACCTCAGAGGACCTTCAAAAGCTGGTTGGCGAACAGCCGCCATTATTCATGAACTTGAG AATGAAATACAGATCCAGAATGATGAGAGATATCGAACGAAACAG